A region of the Bdellovibrio sp. ArHS genome:
AGAGTTTCTGCTGAAACTGCTCATCCGTATAAATTGCGGGATAGTTTCGGGTATAAATGACGGCATCCGTATAGGAGTCTTTGATCTCTTCGGCCTGTGGAGGATTGAACTTACGCTTTTCCAAATCCTCTTGTCGTTTTTTGGCTTCTTGTGCAACCAGACTTTGCATCGGAGCCTGATCCGAGGACATTTTTTCAATGACCACCTGACTGAAGAAATACACCAAAGCCCCCATCGCAAGCCCCACAGAGGCCCAACGCAGCTTTTCGGACTGGCGCTTCTTCAGCAAATCCACCGGCTTTGCCTGCAGGACCGTGGAAGACTGCGCCAAGGAGGCGACTTTTTCTTCGATGGCCTCTTTAATATGATTTTCCACTGTTGCAGAAATATTGCGCCACTGAGTCGGCTCCATCAGCAAGACAATCTCTTTTTCAACTGCCGCATGAATCTCTTTTATCAAAGAGGTCTTCTTTTGAATGACATCATGAAGAAGATCCTGTTCCATTTTAAGCAGACGCTTGGACATTTCAAGACGCATTTCCTCCAGACGTTCTTCTTCGCTTTTAGCCATCTGGGACTTTTCTTTTTCCAGTTTTTCATTCAAAAATATTTTTTGCGCATCATACTCTTTGAACAAGTGTGACTTCTTTGCTTCTAGGTCACGCACATCCATACTTAAATGCGCTTGTTTTTCCTGAAGCGCTTGATTGGCTTCTTCCAGCTTTTTTTTATCTTGCGCAAACTGCTGCTGGGCCGCTTTCAGTTCATTCATTTTAGCCTCTTCAAGTTGAAGAAGCTCTCGGATACGGGCTTCTTCACTGGCGTGCAGCTCTTGCAAGCGCTGGGCTTCACTTTTTAGCACGGCTTCCGCTCTTTGTTCTTCCAGGAAGCTCTTTTCTGCAAGTTCAAAGTTCTTTTGTTCAGCGTCTGCAAGAGCCGACTGAGCATTGCGAAGTTTGTCCTCCACTTCGATCAATTCCTTGGCCAAGACCTGCACCGCTTCTTGATTCAGCTTTAGTTTTTCTTGTACTTCTGAAGTCTGCAGCTGCGAAAATTCCAGAATACGCTGGGCTTCTTCACGGGCTCCCCGCAACAAGCCATCGGCCTCACTTTGCGCGGCCAGGCGACCGCTTTCCAAAGCCTCACTCTTCATCTTTTCTGCGGCCAAGGTGGCTTCCGAAATAAGATCCTCAGTATCTGTCTTGGCCTTGTCCTTCAAGGACTGCACATACATGTCGACTTCTTCACGCAGCTCTTGCGCCATCTTGCGGGCTTCGGTCAATAATTGGCGTCCCTGATTTTGAAAGTCGGACAAAATGGCATCGGCTTCTTTGTGGGCTTCTGCCATTCGCGTCTGATAAAAATATTCCGCCTGAGATTGGGCCTCTCGGGCTTTTTGATAGATTGCCTGAACGCGCTTTTCTGCCTGCGTTTCACCTTCCAGAATAATTTGCGCGGCCTTGCGCTTGGCCTCGTGCAAAACCTTTTCAGCCTGAAACTGTGGAGTATTGGGCGGCGGCATGGCCACCGTATCCGGAAGAACCGGTTCTTCGCTGACAGCCACTTCTTCCGAAGATAAAGGCTCTTCCATTTCAGTGGTATTCAGATCGAAGGTCAGAAGATATTCGGAACGCCCCAATTGGATTTTATCGGCAAGGACCACATTGACCGGGGTCCCCTGGACAATCTTTGTCCCATTAATAAAGGTTCCATTGGAAGAATTTTTATCTTCAATCCAAATCTGGTTCCAACGACGACTGACCACCAGATGCACTCGACTGATATGATTATCGTTGAGGGCGATATCACAGTCGACAGAACGGCCGATGGTGAACGAGTCTTTGTTCACCTCTCGGCTGAGCACCTGATCCTTCCTTTGGATTGTGACAATAAACTTATTCAATTAAGCACCCCGGGCGATCGCGGCCTTTCCAATTTCCTTATTCAGGGCGTCTTCCGCTAAGGCTTCGACGGCGTCGCGATGTTCGTCAAAGGGTTTTTCATGTGCCGGAAAGTTATTGTTGTCGCTGCGATACCACAACAAATCCAATGCACTTTCAAAACGATCGACCATGGAAACGTACGCCCGTTCCGGTGACAAAATCACATTCGTCACATGGGACATTAAAGAAAAAATAATACCCACGATCGAGGTTTTCATTGCAAATGAGATCTCATGAAGGAAGCGGTCCATGATATTTTTGGTGCTCTCCAAATCCTGAAGATTCATGGTTCCCAATTCTTGCAGACCGCCCGCAATACCGATAAAGGTTCCTAAGATACCGCCGACCACAAAAAGCCCCGGCAAAATAGAAATCAAATCATTCAACCCGACCATGGGGATCACGCCAAAAACACGATTGAAACAAGGATTATGTTGCAAAGTTGCTTTGGTGATATTGAGGAGTTTGGGATTGCCTTCGCTCCATTTTAAAAACTTCAATTGTTTTAAAATGTCTTTCACCAGCCAGGCACACCCTTGGCGGACCAAAAAGACACGGTCACTTGTCGCCATAATTGAGTCTGGCTTACGGCGCTTCATACGATCACGAATTTCAAAAACCTCGTAATACGTTCTTTCCAAAAGCTTCTTGGCAAGAACATAAAAAGAAACGTTCTGGGCTTTTCCCGGAATTTCACCTTCGATGAAATGATTCACGCGTTTTTCAAATTCTTTGGCAAACCACTCATGCCGACGGACGGTGTAATAAATCATGGCCCGGAAAAAAAAGCCGATCATGAACACGGCGCCCATCGCATATGGTAGAAATATAATAAAATACTCTGCTAAAGCTTTTGACGTCACAACCCACCCCTATTTCTTTTGATCCATACTAAAACGAATGATCACTCGCTGCGCTTTTTTGCAGTCGTTCTGTTTACAAAACTCTGCCGCCGACGCGACATTTCTGTTTTGCACCTTCATCACTTCAAGAAAGCTGCGTCCCGAAACCTTCATCAAACCCAAAAGTTCCTTTTGGTGTGCAAACGAGACATTCTGTTGATCCAGCATATAGCTGAAAATGGAATTAGCGCGACGATAGCTAAGATCCATGTTGTATTTGATTGCGGCTTTATCTTCGGGTTTGCTACTTTGCGGGTCGATAAAACGCCCCTGATACGTGGGTGAGGCAAAGCCAATCACTTCCACCGCCGAAATCTTGTCAGAGACCTTGGGATTGCCAAAAAGAGACTTCGAATAAATCGGCATGGCCTTTTCAAGCACGCCCTTCATTTCCGCTTTCAGGCGGTCCGAGTCACTATCGAAGTAGGCTTGACCGAAATCCAGAACCACATCCCCCGTTTGCATATCAATGTCGGCTTTCACACCCGCTTTGGCGAAACCCCGTTGAATTTCTCCGGCCACCATTTTGCGCGCTTCAATTTCAGCCTTGGCCTTGGCCAGCTGTCCTTGGGTTTCCTGCAAAGCCCCTTGCAGGGCCGCGGCTCTTTGGGCTCCGGCCATACGCTCGGCCTGGGCCCGGGCTTCGGCGGCGGCCAGGCGTGCCTGCGCTTGGGCTTTGGTTTCTGCCAATTGCCCACTAAGACCGGCCACTTCTCCTTCTTTCTTAGCTAAAAGTCCTTGGGTTTTCGTCAGTTCCCCTTGAGCTTGGCCTAACTGCGTTGTCGCCTCTTGCAGCTGGGACTGATATTGAGCGTTCACTTGCGCCAGCTGTTGCACCTTTTGCTGACTTTCAGCTCGCGCCTGCGCCATCTTTTGTTCGAACAAGTTCTTCGTGATCTTGTTCATTTTGTAAGCGGCGCGAAGATCGTTCACCCGTTTCTGCAACACAGCCTGCGTCTGACGAATTTTAAGCTCGCCCTGAGCGATAAGTTGTTTTTTGTCCTGAATATCCTTATTCAGATCGGCAATCTGCGTTTCTTGTGTTTCAATTTCAACGTCTTGTTCTTTAATCAAGTCATCCCGATTGACTATTTTAGACTTCGCCATCTTATTGGCGTTAAGAACATTGCGCACCATCTGTTGGTACTTATTAAGTGCTTTGACTTTCTTTTCGTTTTCCAAAGCCTCTTGCACCAAGCGATCCTTTTCGGACTTGGCGTCTTCTTGCAAGAGAGTGAGCTTATCCATAAGCTCCTGATACTCTTGCGCTTCGTCCTTCGTGGCCTGATTAGCCAGATAATCGTTCTTGACTGATTCATACATCTTCAATTGATGCTCCAGCTCTTCGACTTTGATGGATAGCTTTTGATTCTCAATCTGACTTCGCAACCCTTCAGTTCCCGTACGTAAACTCGCAGTCACATAAAGCAACAGGAAGATCGTGCTTAAACCCAAGAACAAGTCCGAATACGACGTCCAAAAACTGTCTTGCGAATTATGGTCTTTACTCTTGTTGTAATTAAAAGACATACAGACGCACCCCACCTGCAACCAAGAATAGCAGGGGTTCACGGAAGTCCTATGCCTCAAAAACAGAATCTTGTGTTTTTGTTTATTCAGGATTGTCGAACTCTTCGACGTTCGCAAATCCAGAACAACATTCCCGCGGATTATGAAAACTTTTTCGTCAGTGTCTGTTGTGATTCTGTCAAAGAATATGGCGGGAAATTTATATCGCTGAAAAATGCGTTCGCTAATGAGCAGGCTTCAGATGTGCTGTCTTATTTTTTGTTTGTTCGTCGCTTTTATAAGGACAATGACGGCAGCCTGAATTGCAACAAGAACCGCGACGTTGGTGATAGATTTCCGTGAATACGAGATAACCAGTTTCCGGATCTTTATAAGTGTCTTTTCCTTCCTCGCAAGCTTTGCGATGAAGTTCATCAATATGATCAATTCCCATTTTTTA
Encoded here:
- a CDS encoding microtubule-binding protein, which encodes MSFNYNKSKDHNSQDSFWTSYSDLFLGLSTIFLLLYVTASLRTGTEGLRSQIENQKLSIKVEELEHQLKMYESVKNDYLANQATKDEAQEYQELMDKLTLLQEDAKSEKDRLVQEALENEKKVKALNKYQQMVRNVLNANKMAKSKIVNRDDLIKEQDVEIETQETQIADLNKDIQDKKQLIAQGELKIRQTQAVLQKRVNDLRAAYKMNKITKNLFEQKMAQARAESQQKVQQLAQVNAQYQSQLQEATTQLGQAQGELTKTQGLLAKKEGEVAGLSGQLAETKAQAQARLAAAEARAQAERMAGAQRAAALQGALQETQGQLAKAKAEIEARKMVAGEIQRGFAKAGVKADIDMQTGDVVLDFGQAYFDSDSDRLKAEMKGVLEKAMPIYSKSLFGNPKVSDKISAVEVIGFASPTYQGRFIDPQSSKPEDKAAIKYNMDLSYRRANSIFSYMLDQQNVSFAHQKELLGLMKVSGRSFLEVMKVQNRNVASAAEFCKQNDCKKAQRVIIRFSMDQKK
- a CDS encoding FHA domain-containing protein → MNKFIVTIQRKDQVLSREVNKDSFTIGRSVDCDIALNDNHISRVHLVVSRRWNQIWIEDKNSSNGTFINGTKIVQGTPVNVVLADKIQLGRSEYLLTFDLNTTEMEEPLSSEEVAVSEEPVLPDTVAMPPPNTPQFQAEKVLHEAKRKAAQIILEGETQAEKRVQAIYQKAREAQSQAEYFYQTRMAEAHKEADAILSDFQNQGRQLLTEARKMAQELREEVDMYVQSLKDKAKTDTEDLISEATLAAEKMKSEALESGRLAAQSEADGLLRGAREEAQRILEFSQLQTSEVQEKLKLNQEAVQVLAKELIEVEDKLRNAQSALADAEQKNFELAEKSFLEEQRAEAVLKSEAQRLQELHASEEARIRELLQLEEAKMNELKAAQQQFAQDKKKLEEANQALQEKQAHLSMDVRDLEAKKSHLFKEYDAQKIFLNEKLEKEKSQMAKSEEERLEEMRLEMSKRLLKMEQDLLHDVIQKKTSLIKEIHAAVEKEIVLLMEPTQWRNISATVENHIKEAIEEKVASLAQSSTVLQAKPVDLLKKRQSEKLRWASVGLAMGALVYFFSQVVIEKMSSDQAPMQSLVAQEAKKRQEDLEKRKFNPPQAEEIKDSYTDAVIYTRNYPAIYTDEQFQQKLYRAASQYLLKTWRVDEDKSIQVISTANALVKELHEKRSKIHPDFIKEGIEKMRVLEKESLARMKEVLGSEVRVESFRRFERNFYKEEVQRRRMAQH
- a CDS encoding DUF5522 domain-containing protein — translated: MGIDHIDELHRKACEEGKDTYKDPETGYLVFTEIYHQRRGSCCNSGCRHCPYKSDEQTKNKTAHLKPAH